A single Candidatus Acidiferrales bacterium DNA region contains:
- a CDS encoding pitrilysin family protein, whose translation MVRDGRHIKKETLPNGLVVITEAMPQVRSVSLGIWVQTGSRREPPEWNGISHFIEHMLFKGTRRRTAEDIARSVDSIGGMLDAFTAKELVCFSTRVLDEHLPIAFDVLSDMMLEPLFREEDIRRERGVILEEIKMDEDNPDYLVYELFTQNFWRDHALGKPILGTPTTVKRFDHENIARFFGHWYAPNNMVITAAGNLQHQQVVDLVEKAFGRIKPAKDGLEDPVPRSHAFISTRTKKELEQVHICLGVPSYPMAHERRFACAVMNTILGGGMSSRLFQNIRERQGLAYAVFSELNPYRDTGCLSVYAGTALETAHKVVRSVLDEFKKLKSEPVTEEELRRAKDHLKGSLMLSLESTNARMSNLARQEMYFGRFFSLDEIIHSIEKVTAEEIRVIGSEFFLPDHIGLTVVGNLDGFKISRDELEC comes from the coding sequence ATGGTTCGAGACGGCCGCCACATCAAGAAGGAAACGCTACCGAACGGCCTGGTCGTCATCACCGAGGCCATGCCGCAGGTACGTTCGGTTTCCCTCGGCATTTGGGTGCAGACCGGTTCGCGGCGGGAGCCCCCGGAGTGGAATGGGATCTCTCACTTCATCGAACACATGCTCTTCAAGGGGACGCGTCGCCGCACGGCGGAAGACATCGCGCGGTCGGTGGATTCGATCGGCGGCATGCTGGATGCCTTCACCGCGAAGGAACTCGTCTGTTTCAGTACCCGCGTGCTGGACGAGCACCTGCCCATCGCTTTCGACGTGCTTTCCGACATGATGCTCGAGCCGCTCTTCCGGGAGGAGGATATCCGCCGGGAACGCGGCGTCATCCTGGAAGAAATCAAGATGGACGAGGACAACCCCGATTACCTCGTCTATGAGCTTTTCACGCAAAATTTCTGGCGCGACCATGCCCTGGGCAAACCGATCCTCGGAACGCCTACCACCGTCAAACGGTTCGATCACGAAAACATTGCTCGCTTCTTTGGCCACTGGTACGCCCCGAATAACATGGTTATCACGGCGGCCGGCAACCTCCAACACCAACAGGTGGTGGATCTGGTCGAGAAGGCATTCGGCAGAATCAAACCGGCCAAGGACGGTCTCGAAGATCCCGTCCCGCGATCGCACGCCTTCATCAGCACGCGCACCAAGAAAGAGCTCGAGCAGGTGCATATTTGCCTGGGCGTGCCGAGCTACCCGATGGCCCACGAGCGGCGGTTCGCCTGCGCGGTAATGAACACGATTTTGGGCGGCGGGATGAGTTCGCGGCTGTTCCAGAACATCCGCGAACGGCAGGGGCTGGCCTACGCCGTCTTTTCCGAACTGAACCCCTACCGCGATACCGGTTGCCTGTCGGTCTATGCCGGCACGGCGCTCGAAACGGCTCACAAGGTCGTCCGCTCGGTGCTCGATGAGTTCAAGAAGCTCAAGAGCGAGCCGGTGACCGAAGAGGAATTGCGCCGCGCCAAGGACCACCTGAAGGGCTCGCTGATGCTCTCGCTCGAATCCACCAACGCCCGCATGTCCAACCTGGCCCGCCAGGAGATGTACTTCGGCCGCTTCTTTTCCCTCGATGAGATTATCCACTCGATTGAAAAGGTGACGGCGGAAGAGATTCGCGTCATCGGCTCGGAGTTTTTCCTCCCTGACCACATCGGGCTCACCGTCGTCGGAAACCTCGACGGCTTCAAAATCAGCCGCGACGAGCTGGAGTGCTGA
- a CDS encoding MBL fold metallo-hydrolase, whose product MASGSSGNAAVLATAKTKILVDAGISKRETLRRMHAIGETPEGIRSILVSHEHTDHVAGLAQLAEEWKATVYITEATYTGLQRSAGVQPIRGEPGLLAGLKSSATGRCELPRVEYFRAGHRFSIGDIEIHPFSIPHDALDPVAFAFRAAGLKAGIVTDLGYLPGMVKQHVRECDCLVLESNHDLDMLKVGPYPWFLKQRLMSRLGHLSNHSVAEFLAEDFDGFGRHLVLAHLSENNNHPEIARMTALEALERRGQAFAGELSVAPRRTPLATIQL is encoded by the coding sequence CTGGCCAGCGGTTCTTCCGGCAATGCAGCCGTTCTGGCCACGGCCAAAACGAAGATTTTGGTGGACGCGGGCATCTCCAAGCGCGAGACGCTCCGGCGAATGCACGCCATCGGGGAAACGCCGGAGGGCATCCGCTCCATTCTTGTTTCCCACGAGCACACCGACCATGTTGCGGGATTGGCGCAGCTTGCCGAGGAATGGAAGGCAACGGTCTATATCACGGAGGCGACGTACACCGGCTTGCAGAGGAGTGCCGGGGTTCAACCCATTCGGGGTGAACCTGGACTGCTTGCCGGACTAAAGTCCAGCGCTACGGGTCGTTGCGAGCTTCCCCGCGTTGAATATTTTCGTGCCGGGCACCGGTTTTCGATCGGGGATATCGAGATCCATCCCTTCTCGATTCCGCATGACGCGCTCGACCCGGTGGCGTTCGCGTTTCGCGCCGCGGGACTGAAGGCCGGCATCGTCACCGACCTCGGCTACCTGCCCGGAATGGTGAAGCAGCACGTGCGCGAGTGCGATTGCCTGGTGCTCGAATCGAACCACGACCTTGATATGCTCAAGGTGGGCCCGTATCCGTGGTTTTTGAAGCAGCGGTTGATGAGCCGCCTCGGCCATCTTTCAAACCACAGCGTGGCGGAATTCCTGGCCGAGGACTTCGACGGCTTCGGCCGCCATCTCGTTCTGGCCCATCTATCGGAGAACAACAACCACCCGGAGATTGCCCGCATGACGGCGCTCGAAGCGCTCGAACGCCGTGGTCAGGCCTTTGCTGGAGAACTGTCTGTCGCCCCACGACGCACCCCCCTAGCCACGATCCAGTTGTAG